The proteins below are encoded in one region of Candidatus Methylomirabilota bacterium:
- a CDS encoding dienelactone hydrolase family protein has translation MDHSKGQMVTLKAEDGFSFSAYRAAPAGKAKAGLVVIQEIFGVNPHIKKVSDGFATDGYVALAPAIFDRAERGFETGYQPADIERGRGIRGKIDINDMIKDIRAAVGSLAAEGLKVGVVGYCLGGTLAWLAATRIKGVACAVSYYGGGVAETASEKPLCPVLFHFGETDQSIPPDHHAKIRAAHPELPLHVYVTAGHGFNCDERGAYHAPSAALARTRTMEFLAKHL, from the coding sequence ATGGATCACAGCAAGGGTCAGATGGTCACGCTCAAGGCCGAGGACGGCTTCTCCTTTTCCGCCTACCGCGCCGCGCCGGCGGGGAAGGCCAAGGCCGGCCTCGTCGTCATCCAGGAGATCTTCGGCGTCAACCCCCACATCAAGAAGGTGTCAGACGGGTTCGCCACCGACGGTTACGTGGCGCTGGCGCCGGCCATCTTCGACCGCGCCGAGCGCGGCTTCGAGACCGGCTACCAGCCCGCCGACATCGAGCGCGGGCGCGGCATCCGCGGCAAGATCGACATCAACGACATGATCAAGGACATCCGCGCGGCCGTCGGCTCGCTCGCCGCGGAGGGCCTCAAGGTCGGCGTGGTCGGCTATTGCCTGGGCGGTACGCTCGCCTGGCTCGCCGCCACGCGCATCAAGGGCGTGGCCTGCGCCGTCAGCTACTACGGCGGCGGCGTCGCCGAGACCGCGTCGGAGAAGCCGCTCTGCCCCGTCCTCTTCCACTTCGGCGAGACCGACCAGTCCATTCCGCCGGATCATCATGCGAAGATCCGCGCCGCGCACCCCGAGCTGCCCCTGCACGTCTATGTCACGGCGGGGCACGGCTTCAACTGCGACGAGCGCGGCGCCTATCACGCGCCCAGCGCGGCCCTCGCGCGCACGCGGACGATGGAGTTCCTGGCCAAGCACCTGTAG
- a CDS encoding CinA family protein, translating to MNNLAMLATAPAALLVQARQTLAVSESSAGGLISAALLAIPGASAYYQGGGVIYTQGARRTLLAIPDESVKGMRSSTEAFALLAARTIRERLGTTWGLSETGASGPTGNRYGDAAGHACIAIAGPVERVITLETRSADREANMWAFTRAALDLLSSCLREAAGAQR from the coding sequence ATGAACAACTTGGCAATGCTCGCAACCGCTCCCGCAGCCCTGCTCGTCCAGGCCCGTCAGACCCTGGCCGTTTCCGAATCCTCGGCCGGCGGGCTGATCTCCGCCGCGCTTCTCGCCATCCCGGGCGCCTCAGCCTACTACCAGGGCGGGGGCGTGATCTACACCCAGGGCGCGCGGCGCACGCTCCTCGCTATCCCCGACGAAAGCGTCAAGGGCATGCGGTCGAGCACTGAGGCCTTCGCGCTCCTGGCCGCCCGCACGATCCGCGAGCGCCTCGGGACTACTTGGGGCCTCAGCGAGACCGGTGCCAGCGGCCCCACGGGCAACCGCTACGGCGACGCCGCCGGCCACGCTTGTATCGCGATCGCAGGGCCCGTCGAGCGCGTGATCACCCTCGAGACGCGGAGCGCCGACCGCGAAGCGAACATGTGGGCCTTCACCCGCGCCGCTCTCGATCTCCTCTCATCCTGCCTGCGCGAGGCGGCCGGCGCTCAGCGATAG
- a CDS encoding S1C family serine protease codes for MSRTVVALLIGAAAWLLAAGYPEAPEAATEAELQSAVFRAKPAVVMIAVKIGATATVRCGSGASATVRPGAIGEMGSGSIIHPDGWIVTNGHVIQPYQEGADSSFAAELAENAVATACAAELDGLPGPARVQRIRALAATPENRRGLAVERTLEVHLSNGKAYPAEVKFYSPPAYVVVGATPDSSGNQKKEHGRDVAILKIEDKELPVVRMARHSTDLHLGQALFVIGFPGVVVSHELLSRTTQYEPSITVGRVSGFKRDIGDQRVIQTDAAIIQGNSGGPVFDDRGQVIGAATFTSLQGEQVVQGFNFLIPVETIQEAAAKAGVTPKGDSMFTRLWNHGVDLYIRDLHYRAYSNMSAANKIHPGFPDVERVREDCDIKHKEQGYLHREEVQWGVMGFALLGMVAGVWFGGRRVMSTARQSLRRIIREELEGRGGRPGS; via the coding sequence ATGTCGAGGACGGTAGTCGCTCTACTGATCGGCGCGGCGGCGTGGCTCCTGGCAGCGGGATATCCGGAAGCTCCGGAGGCCGCGACGGAGGCCGAGCTCCAGTCGGCCGTCTTCCGTGCCAAGCCGGCGGTCGTCATGATCGCGGTGAAGATCGGCGCCACGGCGACGGTGCGCTGCGGCTCGGGGGCGAGCGCGACCGTCCGGCCGGGAGCGATCGGCGAGATGGGGAGCGGGTCCATCATCCACCCCGACGGCTGGATCGTCACGAACGGCCACGTCATCCAGCCCTACCAGGAGGGCGCCGACAGCTCGTTCGCGGCGGAGCTCGCCGAGAATGCGGTGGCGACGGCCTGCGCCGCCGAGCTGGACGGTCTGCCGGGTCCCGCGCGGGTGCAGCGCATCCGGGCGCTTGCCGCTACGCCCGAGAACCGTCGCGGTCTCGCCGTCGAGCGGACGCTCGAAGTGCATCTCTCCAACGGGAAGGCCTACCCGGCCGAGGTCAAGTTCTACAGCCCGCCGGCCTACGTCGTCGTCGGCGCCACCCCGGATTCATCCGGGAACCAGAAGAAGGAGCACGGCCGCGACGTGGCCATCCTCAAGATCGAGGACAAGGAGCTGCCCGTCGTCCGCATGGCCCGGCACAGCACGGACCTGCACCTGGGCCAGGCGCTGTTTGTCATCGGCTTTCCAGGCGTCGTGGTTTCTCACGAGCTGCTCAGCCGGACCACCCAATACGAGCCCTCGATCACGGTCGGCCGCGTCTCGGGCTTCAAGCGGGACATCGGCGACCAGCGCGTCATCCAGACGGACGCCGCTATCATCCAGGGCAACAGCGGCGGCCCGGTTTTCGACGACCGCGGCCAGGTCATCGGCGCGGCGACGTTCACGTCGCTCCAGGGAGAGCAGGTCGTCCAGGGCTTCAATTTCCTGATCCCCGTCGAAACGATCCAGGAGGCCGCGGCCAAGGCGGGCGTCACGCCCAAGGGCGACAGCATGTTCACGCGGCTCTGGAACCATGGTGTAGATCTCTACATCCGCGATCTCCACTACCGCGCCTACAGCAACATGAGCGCCGCGAACAAGATCCACCCGGGATTCCCCGACGTCGAGCGGGTGCGCGAGGACTGCGACATCAAGCACAAGGAGCAGGGCTACCTTCACCGCGAGGAGGTCCAGTGGGGCGTGATGGGCTTCGCGCTCCTCGGAATGGTCGCGGGCGTCTGGTTCGGCGGGCGCCGGGTGATGTCCACGGCGCGGCAAAGCCTCCGCCGCATCATCAGAGAAGAGTTGGAAGGTCGGGGCGGGCGCCCCGGGAGCTGA
- a CDS encoding ABC transporter ATP-binding protein has protein sequence MYLDRRLWAFTRGVRLRIAGTVLLGLLAVGTGIARLALFGWLLGRVIAGDSLRSFLPLMALAAAAVVLRGALDYWRAMAAHRTAARVQTWLRQAIYERVTALGPAHFTRSRTGDVILSMVEGVQQLEVYFGQYLPQLAVAALTPPLIFGFVAFVDLPIALVLLAAAVVTLIAPSLWHRKDSRQSLARQKAYAAFGAEFLDSVQGLATLKAFGQSSSRGRLLEEKGTALFHTTMGLLGANTFARGITDTGMAVGAAAALGLGAWRVQAGEMSLTALLVILMLGIEVFRPLRELRVVLHQGMLGLSAAGGIIEILEAEPLVRDRETPLCDAASLAPAVTFEGVTFSYPGGRRAAHLGLSFEVTAGERVGIVGPSGAGKSTIARLLLRFYDPERGRVTIGGRDLRDLTLDQLRGLIAVVSQDTYLFHGTVEQNLRMGKPDATPEELRAAARAANAEEFITRLPQGYDTVVGERGIRLSGGQRQRIAIARALLRDAPILILDEALSAVDAESEAVIQEALDRLMEGRTTLIFAHRLSSVIGADRILVLDDGRVVESGGHAELMGRGGAYHRLMAAQAQDGAGRAAAPAAPGLEPEPDAFEVEPPASAAADPETVDAIVRAEGMGWPQLIRVLLGMVAGYRARLVLTFLLGVARVVALIGVGVLSALIVRAVKNGMPFGRLLVALALAAPLAGLLHWLESWLAHDMAYRLLNDMRLDIFRKLDALAPAYFTRRRTGDLVGVATHDVELIEYFFAHTITPAFVAVLVPLGVLVTLAAFGWPMALALLPFLAWAALTPVLARSRIDRLGSRAREVSGDLTAHAVDSVQGLGEIVAFRHVRARGEEFGAKALEYLRVRMPFLHDLTLQTSFQEVATGFGGLAVVGAGAALVAAGRLDSALVPLLTLLALSAFVPVWEIAQVSRQLADTLGAARRVHAVHAEPTPVTDGVGVRVGSAVSGGPALEMSLVSFTYPGRRRRALSEVSFAVPRGSTVALVGPSGAGKTTVASLFLRFWDPDEGAVRLDGHDLREYRLDDLRHRIALVAQDTYLFNDTLRNNVLLARPEATEALVAAAVEQAALTEFLAGLPDGLDTVVGERGAQLSGGQRQRVAIARAFLKDAPILILDEATSHLDAVSEQAVRGALDLLARSRTTLVIAHRLSTVRNADRIIVLEDGRVAETGSHRELLDKGGLYAHLVSRQLASASGAPD, from the coding sequence ATGTACCTCGACCGCCGACTCTGGGCATTCACGCGCGGCGTCCGGCTGCGCATCGCGGGCACCGTGCTGCTCGGCCTCCTGGCCGTCGGGACCGGGATCGCGCGCCTTGCGCTCTTCGGATGGCTCCTCGGCCGCGTCATCGCGGGCGACTCGCTGCGCTCGTTCCTGCCGCTCATGGCGCTGGCGGCGGCCGCGGTCGTGCTCCGGGGCGCCCTCGACTACTGGCGCGCCATGGCGGCGCACCGCACCGCCGCGCGCGTGCAGACCTGGCTCCGCCAGGCCATCTACGAGCGCGTCACCGCGCTGGGCCCCGCCCACTTCACCCGCTCCCGCACCGGCGACGTCATCCTTTCGATGGTGGAAGGCGTCCAGCAGCTCGAGGTCTACTTCGGCCAATATCTCCCGCAGCTCGCCGTCGCCGCGCTGACGCCGCCGCTCATCTTCGGCTTCGTCGCCTTCGTGGACCTGCCCATCGCGCTGGTCCTGCTCGCGGCCGCGGTGGTGACGCTGATCGCGCCGTCCCTCTGGCACCGCAAGGACAGCCGGCAGAGCCTAGCGCGCCAGAAAGCCTATGCCGCCTTCGGCGCGGAGTTCCTCGACTCCGTCCAGGGGCTGGCCACGCTCAAAGCCTTCGGCCAGAGCAGCTCGCGCGGGCGCCTGCTCGAAGAGAAGGGCACTGCCCTCTTCCACACGACTATGGGATTGCTCGGGGCGAACACGTTTGCCCGCGGCATCACCGACACGGGCATGGCCGTGGGCGCGGCGGCGGCGCTGGGGCTCGGCGCCTGGCGAGTCCAGGCGGGAGAGATGAGTCTCACCGCGCTCCTGGTCATCCTGATGCTGGGCATCGAGGTGTTCCGCCCGCTCCGCGAGCTCCGCGTCGTTCTCCATCAGGGCATGCTCGGCCTCTCCGCCGCGGGCGGCATCATCGAGATCCTCGAGGCCGAGCCTCTGGTCCGCGACCGCGAGACGCCGCTCTGCGACGCGGCATCGCTCGCGCCCGCCGTGACCTTCGAGGGCGTGACGTTTTCCTATCCCGGCGGCCGCCGCGCGGCGCACCTCGGCCTCTCCTTCGAGGTCACGGCCGGCGAGCGCGTCGGGATCGTGGGGCCCAGCGGCGCGGGCAAGTCCACCATCGCCCGGCTGCTCCTCCGCTTCTATGACCCGGAGCGCGGCCGCGTCACGATCGGCGGCCGCGACCTCCGTGACCTGACGCTGGATCAGCTCCGCGGCCTCATCGCGGTGGTGAGCCAGGACACCTATCTCTTCCACGGCACCGTCGAGCAGAACCTCCGGATGGGCAAGCCCGACGCCACGCCGGAGGAGCTCCGGGCCGCCGCCCGCGCGGCCAACGCGGAGGAGTTCATCACGCGGCTGCCGCAGGGCTACGACACCGTCGTGGGCGAGCGCGGCATCCGGCTGTCCGGCGGCCAGCGCCAGCGCATCGCGATCGCGCGGGCCCTCCTGCGCGACGCGCCGATCCTCATCCTGGACGAAGCGCTCTCCGCGGTGGATGCCGAGAGCGAAGCGGTGATCCAGGAGGCGCTCGACCGACTCATGGAAGGTCGGACCACGCTGATCTTCGCGCACAGGCTCTCGAGCGTGATCGGCGCCGACCGGATCCTCGTCCTCGACGACGGGCGCGTAGTCGAGAGCGGCGGGCATGCGGAGCTGATGGGCCGGGGCGGCGCGTACCACCGGTTGATGGCCGCGCAGGCCCAGGATGGCGCCGGCCGCGCCGCGGCCCCCGCCGCGCCGGGCCTCGAGCCCGAGCCGGACGCCTTCGAGGTCGAGCCGCCGGCGTCCGCCGCTGCTGATCCTGAAACCGTGGATGCCATCGTCCGGGCCGAGGGGATGGGCTGGCCCCAGCTGATCCGCGTCCTGCTCGGCATGGTCGCCGGGTACCGCGCCCGCCTCGTGCTCACATTCCTGCTCGGCGTCGCCCGGGTCGTCGCGCTGATCGGCGTCGGTGTGCTGAGCGCGCTGATCGTCCGCGCGGTGAAGAACGGCATGCCCTTCGGCCGGCTGCTGGTCGCCCTCGCGCTGGCGGCGCCGCTGGCGGGGCTCCTGCACTGGCTCGAGTCATGGCTGGCCCACGACATGGCGTATCGCCTGCTGAACGACATGCGTCTCGACATCTTCCGGAAGCTCGACGCGCTCGCGCCCGCGTACTTCACGCGCCGGCGCACAGGCGACCTCGTCGGCGTCGCCACGCACGACGTCGAGCTGATCGAGTATTTCTTCGCCCACACCATCACGCCCGCCTTCGTCGCCGTGCTGGTGCCCTTGGGCGTTCTCGTCACGCTCGCGGCCTTCGGCTGGCCGATGGCGCTGGCGCTGCTTCCGTTCCTGGCCTGGGCCGCGCTGACGCCCGTGCTCGCCCGCTCCCGCATCGACAGGCTCGGCTCGCGGGCGCGCGAGGTGTCGGGAGACCTGACGGCCCACGCCGTGGATTCGGTGCAGGGACTGGGCGAGATCGTCGCCTTCCGGCACGTGCGCGCGAGGGGGGAGGAGTTCGGGGCCAAGGCGCTGGAGTACCTCCGGGTGCGCATGCCGTTTCTCCACGACCTGACCTTACAGACCTCTTTCCAGGAAGTGGCCACCGGGTTCGGCGGGCTCGCGGTCGTGGGCGCGGGCGCGGCGCTGGTGGCCGCCGGCCGGCTCGACAGCGCCCTCGTCCCGCTCCTCACGCTGCTCGCCCTGTCCGCGTTCGTGCCGGTCTGGGAGATCGCCCAGGTGAGCCGTCAGCTCGCCGATACCCTGGGCGCGGCGCGGCGCGTCCACGCGGTGCACGCTGAGCCTACACCCGTGACCGACGGCGTCGGCGTGCGCGTGGGAAGTGCCGTGTCGGGCGGCCCGGCCCTCGAGATGTCGCTGGTGAGCTTCACCTATCCGGGCCGCCGCCGGCGCGCCCTCAGCGAAGTATCGTTCGCGGTGCCGCGCGGGAGCACGGTGGCGCTCGTCGGGCCCTCGGGCGCGGGCAAGACCACGGTCGCCAGCCTCTTCCTCAGGTTCTGGGATCCCGACGAGGGCGCAGTCCGGCTGGACGGTCACGACCTGCGAGAGTACCGGCTCGACGACCTCCGCCACCGCATCGCTCTCGTGGCGCAGGACACCTACCTCTTCAACGACACGCTGCGGAATAATGTCTTGCTCGCGCGCCCCGAGGCGACGGAAGCCCTAGTGGCGGCGGCGGTGGAGCAGGCCGCGCTGACCGAGTTCCTGGCCGGCCTGCCCGACGGGCTCGACACCGTCGTGGGCGAGCGCGGCGCGCAGCTCTCGGGCGGCCAGCGGCAGCGCGTGGCCATCGCGCGCGCCTTCCTCAAGGACGCGCCCATCCTGATCCTCGACGAGGCGACCTCGCACTTGGACGCGGTCAGCGAGCAGGCGGTCCGCGGCGCCCTGGATCTCCTCGCTCGCAGCCGGACTACGTTGGTGATCGCACACCGGCTCTCCACGGTGCGCAACGCCGACCGGATCATCGTGCTCGAGGACGGGCGCGTGGCGGAGACCGGCAGCCATCGCGAGCTGCTGGACAAGGGCGGGCTCTACGCGCATCTCGTCTCGCGCCAGCTCGCCAGCGCCTCCGGCGCGCCCGACTGA
- a CDS encoding sugar phosphate isomerase/epimerase: protein MRNPLALHTWTLDTTPLGRVLEIARETGWRAVELRRLDFARAAERGQAAEAVLDLVRSSGLATACVGVTLGWMWAEGDERAKLLRAFDESCRWAKALGCRTVMSPVDRGRGDAARAVASIGEVGDIAARHGVRLALEFNSQCDQFNTLASAREALAKAAHPHVGLLLDAYHLGRSGARPEDLDSVPGGDIAYVQFSDVPRSGLVPGQALDRLPPGQGSVPFRDFFAAIERRGYAGYCSYEAPNPAAWARDPAAVAREALEATKAAAA, encoded by the coding sequence ATGCGCAACCCGCTCGCGCTCCACACCTGGACCCTCGACACGACGCCGCTCGGGCGCGTGCTCGAGATCGCGCGCGAGACCGGGTGGCGGGCCGTCGAGCTCCGCCGCCTGGACTTCGCGCGAGCGGCCGAGCGGGGGCAGGCGGCCGAGGCCGTGCTCGACCTCGTGCGATCGTCCGGCCTCGCCACGGCCTGCGTCGGCGTCACGCTCGGCTGGATGTGGGCCGAGGGCGACGAGCGCGCCAAGCTGCTCCGCGCCTTCGACGAGTCGTGCCGCTGGGCCAAGGCCCTCGGCTGCCGCACCGTCATGAGCCCGGTGGACAGGGGGCGCGGCGACGCCGCGCGCGCGGTGGCGAGCATCGGCGAGGTGGGCGACATCGCCGCGCGTCACGGTGTCAGGCTCGCGCTCGAGTTCAACTCGCAGTGCGACCAGTTCAACACGCTCGCGAGCGCGCGCGAGGCGCTCGCCAAGGCCGCGCATCCCCATGTCGGGCTCCTGCTCGACGCCTATCACCTCGGCCGGAGCGGGGCGCGGCCCGAGGACCTCGACAGCGTCCCCGGCGGGGACATCGCCTACGTCCAGTTCAGCGACGTGCCGCGAAGCGGGCTCGTCCCCGGCCAGGCGCTCGACCGCTTGCCGCCGGGGCAGGGCAGCGTGCCGTTCAGGGATTTCTTCGCCGCCATCGAGCGCCGAGGGTACGCGGGCTACTGCTCGTACGAGGCGCCCAACCCCGCGGCGTGGGCCCGCGACCCCGCGGCCGTCGCGCGCGAGGCGCTCGAGGCGACGAAGGCCGCCGCGGCATGA
- a CDS encoding thioesterase family protein, translating to MTSDIRAPFDVYRNRVRPEWIDDNGHMNMGFYLVVFDLATDEFFRSIGLDEAHRRASRVTTFALEAHVTYHREVREGDPLRFTTLLLGHDAKRLHYFHQMYHAEEGYLAATNELMSLHVSEETRRGAPMAPEILERLRLIQTAHDRLPRPPQVGRRLGLSTPPTTR from the coding sequence GTGACCTCAGACATCCGGGCGCCGTTCGACGTCTACCGCAACCGTGTGCGCCCCGAGTGGATAGACGACAACGGCCACATGAACATGGGCTTCTATCTGGTCGTCTTCGATCTCGCCACCGACGAGTTCTTCCGCTCGATCGGCCTCGACGAGGCGCACCGACGCGCCTCCCGCGTGACCACCTTCGCCCTCGAGGCCCACGTAACCTACCATCGCGAGGTCCGCGAGGGCGACCCGCTGCGCTTCACCACGCTGCTCCTCGGCCACGACGCCAAGCGCCTGCACTACTTCCACCAGATGTACCACGCGGAGGAGGGCTACCTCGCCGCGACCAACGAGCTGATGTCGCTCCACGTCAGCGAGGAGACGCGCCGGGGCGCGCCGATGGCGCCCGAGATCCTTGAGCGCCTGCGCTTGATCCAAACGGCTCACGACCGGCTCCCGCGCCCGCCCCAGGTGGGCCGCCGGCTTGGCCTTTCCACGCCCCCTACGACGCGCTGA
- a CDS encoding M20/M25/M40 family metallo-hydrolase, which translates to MSKPNGAVADALRYLDAHMGDFTRELSEMSRIPSVSANGFPKEEVRRSAEATAEALRRARVDNVRVLEIPGVHPYVYGEWLKRPGAPTILLYGHHDVQPPGRPEKWLSPPFEPTERGGRLYGRGTADDKGGVMVHVAAAAAYLQAAGSLPCNVKFIVEGEEEIGSENLGRFLTEYRDLMGADYIVLSDTANFDTGVPALTYQLRGICQVDVEVACLKQPVHSGAWGGPVPDAVQILCRLIADLTKADGSLDVPGLYKKVAKPSAKQLGRIRALPFNETKYKKEAGMLPGVRLGGEKRFSVYERLWIRPALTVIALEARPFLGSSNQIIEAARARLSLRTVPRIDAREAGRLLARKLTSRPPQGARVTARLTSAAPWWTTDPEGPAFEAARRALKAGFGREAAMIGCGGSIGFVGPFARVLGGVPCLLMGVEDPATNAHSENESLHLGDWLKCMRAAVHLYDELARVPVVRRRRG; encoded by the coding sequence ATGAGCAAGCCAAATGGCGCGGTTGCCGACGCCCTCCGCTATCTCGACGCTCACATGGGCGACTTCACGCGGGAGCTCAGCGAGATGTCGAGGATCCCGAGCGTGTCGGCGAACGGCTTCCCGAAGGAGGAAGTCCGGCGATCCGCCGAGGCGACGGCCGAGGCCCTGCGCCGCGCGCGGGTGGATAATGTCCGCGTCCTCGAGATCCCGGGCGTGCATCCTTACGTGTACGGCGAATGGCTCAAGCGCCCGGGAGCGCCGACGATTCTCCTCTACGGCCACCACGACGTCCAACCGCCGGGCAGGCCGGAGAAGTGGCTCTCGCCGCCCTTCGAGCCGACGGAGCGCGGCGGGCGGCTCTACGGCCGCGGCACCGCGGATGACAAGGGCGGCGTCATGGTTCACGTGGCCGCCGCCGCCGCGTACCTCCAGGCCGCGGGCTCGCTGCCGTGCAACGTCAAGTTCATCGTTGAAGGCGAAGAAGAGATCGGTTCCGAGAACCTCGGCCGCTTCCTGACGGAGTACCGCGACCTCATGGGGGCGGACTACATCGTGCTGTCGGACACGGCGAACTTCGACACGGGCGTCCCGGCGCTGACCTACCAGCTGCGCGGTATCTGCCAGGTGGACGTCGAGGTCGCCTGCCTCAAGCAGCCGGTGCACAGCGGCGCCTGGGGCGGCCCCGTTCCCGACGCCGTCCAGATTCTCTGCCGTCTGATCGCCGATCTCACCAAGGCCGACGGCTCGCTCGATGTGCCGGGCCTCTACAAGAAGGTCGCCAAGCCGAGCGCGAAGCAGCTCGGCCGCATCCGCGCCCTGCCGTTCAACGAGACCAAGTACAAGAAGGAGGCCGGGATGCTTCCGGGAGTACGGCTCGGCGGCGAGAAGCGCTTCTCGGTCTACGAGCGCCTCTGGATTCGCCCCGCGCTCACGGTCATCGCGCTCGAAGCGCGGCCGTTCCTGGGCTCCTCCAACCAGATCATCGAGGCGGCGCGGGCGCGGCTGTCGCTGCGGACTGTCCCTAGGATAGACGCGCGCGAGGCGGGGCGGCTCCTCGCACGCAAGCTGACCAGCCGGCCGCCCCAGGGCGCGCGCGTGACCGCGCGACTGACGAGCGCGGCGCCCTGGTGGACGACGGACCCCGAGGGCCCGGCCTTCGAGGCCGCGCGCCGCGCGCTCAAGGCCGGCTTCGGCCGTGAGGCGGCGATGATCGGCTGCGGCGGCTCCATCGGCTTCGTCGGCCCGTTCGCCCGGGTGCTGGGTGGCGTGCCCTGCCTCCTCATGGGCGTGGAAGACCCCGCGACCAACGCGCACTCCGAGAACGAGAGCCTGCATCTCGGCGACTGGCTCAAGTGCATGCGCGCGGCCGTTCACCTGTACGACGAGCTTGCGCGCGTGCCGGTCGTGCGCCGCCGCCGCGGCTGA
- a CDS encoding MFS transporter, whose protein sequence is MAAAALARLFLNTARRFAYPFAPALARGLDVPLTSVTSLVALNQGAGLLGPFLGPLADRWGPRAMMLVGMASLCCGMIAAAALPLYATVLVALLLAGVGKSCFDPAIQAYVGARVPWEKRGLAVGLVEFAWAGSSLVGIPLIGWLIGRFGWRSPFLLLAALAAASFTLLALLLPRVPSARGAEPAGISLSQAWRLLARRRPALGALGYSVCFTMANDSLFVIYGAWLEKDFRLPLAALGLATIVIGAAELLAESLTAFLADRVGLVRASMGGVALTAVAYLLLPAVSRTLPLALAALFLAFLAFEFTVVTAMGLFTEVLPGARGTMMGMLSATSGTGRMLGALMGGYVWLWGGLAATGAVAAVLSLLALGSLVWGLRGWHPRPV, encoded by the coding sequence TTGGCAGCAGCCGCGCTCGCGCGCCTCTTCCTCAACACGGCGCGGCGCTTCGCCTACCCCTTTGCGCCGGCCTTGGCGCGAGGGCTCGACGTGCCGCTCACCAGCGTGACCTCGCTCGTCGCGCTCAACCAGGGGGCGGGGCTCCTGGGTCCGTTCCTGGGCCCGCTCGCCGACCGGTGGGGGCCGCGCGCGATGATGCTCGTGGGCATGGCGAGTCTCTGCTGCGGCATGATCGCTGCGGCGGCGCTGCCGCTCTACGCTACGGTGTTGGTAGCGCTCCTGCTGGCCGGAGTCGGGAAGAGCTGCTTCGACCCGGCGATCCAGGCGTACGTCGGCGCGCGCGTCCCCTGGGAGAAGCGCGGGCTCGCCGTCGGCCTCGTCGAGTTCGCCTGGGCAGGCAGCTCGCTCGTGGGCATTCCGCTGATCGGCTGGCTCATCGGCCGCTTCGGCTGGCGCTCGCCCTTCCTCCTTCTGGCCGCGCTCGCCGCCGCGAGCTTCACGCTCCTGGCACTTCTCTTGCCGCGCGTCCCGTCGGCGCGAGGGGCCGAGCCGGCCGGCATCAGCCTAAGTCAGGCGTGGCGGCTTCTCGCTCGGCGGCGCCCCGCGCTGGGAGCTCTCGGCTACAGCGTCTGCTTCACCATGGCGAATGATTCGCTCTTCGTCATCTACGGCGCCTGGCTCGAGAAGGATTTTCGGCTGCCGCTGGCGGCCTTGGGCTTGGCGACGATCGTGATCGGCGCGGCCGAGCTCCTGGCCGAGTCGCTGACGGCGTTCCTCGCCGATCGCGTAGGCCTCGTTCGCGCGTCCATGGGCGGCGTCGCGCTCACGGCGGTGGCGTATCTCCTGCTTCCGGCCGTGTCGCGGACGCTCCCGCTGGCCCTCGCGGCGCTCTTCCTGGCATTCCTCGCCTTCGAGTTCACCGTGGTGACGGCCATGGGACTCTTCACCGAAGTGCTGCCGGGCGCGCGCGGGACCATGATGGGCATGCTCTCCGCCACCTCCGGCACGGGGCGCATGCTGGGCGCTCTCATGGGCGGCTACGTCTGGCTGTGGGGCGGGCTCGCCGCCACGGGCGCGGTCGCCGCGGTGCTGTCGCTGCTCGCGCTGGGCTCGCTCGTCTGGGGGCTTCGCGGCTGGCACCCGCGCCCCGTATGA